One genomic segment of Methanothermobacter wolfeii includes these proteins:
- the gntC gene encoding guanitoxin biosynthesis PLP-dependent (S)-gamma-hydroxy-L-arginine cyclodehydratase GntC: MEFASRVRDIRLSEIRKMFKVAGEDTINLGIGEPDFSVPEHVSRAVKDALDEGFTHYTSNMGLEELREAIAEKLKAENRIKADPDSIIVTVGASEAIFMCTQALVETGGSVLIPDPGFLSYEACVRLAGGRGIPVPLSMEDGFAMKPETVEALITEDTAAIIMNSPSNPTGSVMEKDDVRGIAEIAEDRDLIIISDEIYEKIIYDGKHYSPARFTDNALVINGFSKTYAMTGLRVGYVAGREDIIEELLKVHQYSTACAPSLSQVAALAALRGPQDCVREMVGEFRRRRDLMFSSLVDMGLECMLPGGAFYMFPHVGDSAGFTERSLRAGVALVPGSAFGGHGSGYVRLSYATSYELIEEAMERLKRVAGV, translated from the coding sequence ATGGAGTTTGCATCAAGAGTAAGGGATATAAGACTTTCAGAGATCAGGAAGATGTTTAAAGTTGCAGGCGAGGACACCATCAACCTTGGTATAGGTGAGCCTGACTTCAGTGTGCCTGAACACGTCAGCAGGGCTGTGAAGGACGCCCTTGACGAGGGATTCACCCATTACACCTCCAACATGGGGCTGGAGGAGCTGAGGGAGGCCATAGCAGAGAAACTTAAAGCTGAAAACAGGATTAAAGCCGACCCTGATTCAATAATAGTGACCGTGGGTGCCAGTGAAGCAATATTCATGTGCACGCAGGCACTTGTTGAGACGGGTGGCAGTGTCCTCATACCCGACCCCGGATTTCTTTCCTATGAAGCCTGTGTGAGGCTTGCAGGGGGACGCGGGATACCGGTACCCCTCAGCATGGAGGACGGCTTTGCCATGAAGCCCGAAACCGTTGAGGCACTTATAACCGAGGATACAGCTGCAATAATCATGAATTCCCCCTCAAATCCCACCGGAAGCGTCATGGAGAAGGATGATGTCAGGGGTATTGCTGAGATAGCAGAGGACCGTGACCTCATAATAATATCCGATGAGATATATGAGAAGATAATATATGATGGGAAACATTACAGTCCTGCCAGATTCACGGATAACGCCCTTGTAATAAATGGTTTTTCCAAGACATACGCCATGACAGGCCTCAGGGTGGGTTATGTTGCCGGCAGGGAGGATATCATTGAGGAACTCCTTAAGGTGCACCAGTACAGTACTGCCTGCGCACCTTCACTCTCCCAGGTAGCTGCCCTTGCAGCCCTCAGGGGACCCCAGGACTGTGTAAGGGAGATGGTGGGGGAATTCAGGAGGCGCAGGGATCTCATGTTCAGTTCACTGGTGGATATGGGACTTGAATGCATGCTCCCGGGCGGTGCATTCTACATGTTCCCCCATGTAGGTGACTCTGCAGGGTTCACAGAGAGGTCACTTAGGGCGGGGGTTGCACTGGTGCCTGGATCCGCCTTCGGGGGTCATGGTTCAGGTTATGTACGCCTATCCTATGCAACATCATATGAACTTATTGAAGAGGCCATGGAGCGCCTTAAAAGGGTTGCTGGTGTTTAA
- a CDS encoding radical SAM protein, with translation MQLREYNTVIKNPRNIDLRVASCYPGPYRTAMSSLGYHIIYHLLNSREDVWCERVIHPYPRSFESGSPLRDFDLLSFTIHYEEDYLRVLQMLKDGGLGVRKDERSGPLVIAGGPCITSNPLPVSDFIDLFIIGEAEPVLDQVADLCIELDDPRSDIEEFMDIRGVYVPDNPAERVIVEDMDRACHPVRQIVPETTEKSLTPSLGRSFLLGVSRGCSRGCRFCMSGYLYRPKRETSLERLLEIAAEGRRATGYDRISLIGAAASDYSRIEELCSELTDMGFMVSMPSLRIESLTETLLDTLAGGGLRTVTVAPESTMKIRRSLNKPIEDSMVLEKTGMALEMGLRVKMYFLIGVPGETSEDLRELASFMKKLSDMRRGAVSFSVNPLIPKPHTPMQWEGYDSKTLKKKIRFMRNLLKGLPVKFAGPRNGLIQYVLSCGGPDVGKLLEMAASSRVPFREWERHTPGWRPGDRLPWNNIDLGFREDFLMEEYIKMKRGILTDWCDESGCHGCMRKGCRG, from the coding sequence ATGCAGCTTAGGGAGTACAACACAGTCATAAAAAACCCGCGGAACATTGACCTGAGGGTTGCATCATGTTACCCTGGGCCCTACAGGACTGCCATGTCCTCGCTGGGTTACCATATAATCTACCACCTTCTCAACTCAAGGGAGGACGTGTGGTGTGAGAGGGTCATACACCCCTACCCGAGGAGTTTTGAATCCGGCAGTCCTCTCAGGGACTTTGACCTGCTGAGCTTCACCATACACTATGAGGAGGACTACCTGCGGGTCCTCCAGATGCTGAAGGATGGGGGTCTCGGCGTGCGGAAGGATGAACGTTCAGGGCCCCTGGTGATTGCAGGCGGTCCCTGCATAACATCCAATCCCCTGCCGGTATCGGATTTCATAGACCTCTTCATAATAGGCGAGGCTGAACCTGTCCTTGACCAGGTTGCTGACCTCTGCATTGAGCTGGATGACCCCCGAAGTGATATAGAGGAATTCATGGATATAAGGGGGGTTTATGTGCCTGATAACCCTGCAGAGAGGGTTATCGTTGAGGACATGGACAGGGCCTGTCACCCTGTAAGGCAGATTGTCCCTGAAACAACCGAAAAATCCCTTACACCCTCCCTTGGAAGATCATTCCTTCTTGGAGTGTCAAGGGGATGCTCAAGGGGGTGCAGGTTCTGCATGTCAGGTTACCTTTACAGGCCAAAACGTGAAACATCCCTTGAAAGGCTCCTTGAAATCGCTGCAGAAGGCAGGAGGGCCACAGGATATGATAGAATATCCCTTATAGGTGCGGCTGCATCCGACTACTCCCGCATAGAGGAACTCTGCAGTGAACTCACAGATATGGGGTTCATGGTCTCGATGCCATCCCTGAGGATAGAATCCCTTACAGAAACCCTCCTGGATACACTTGCAGGTGGTGGTCTGAGGACGGTGACTGTGGCCCCCGAGTCCACCATGAAGATAAGAAGAAGTCTCAACAAGCCCATTGAGGATTCAATGGTCCTTGAAAAAACAGGCATGGCCCTTGAGATGGGCTTGAGGGTTAAAATGTACTTCCTGATAGGGGTCCCGGGTGAAACATCAGAGGACCTCAGGGAACTGGCATCCTTCATGAAGAAGCTCTCAGACATGAGAAGGGGTGCTGTGAGCTTCAGCGTGAATCCACTCATACCAAAGCCACACACACCCATGCAGTGGGAAGGCTATGATTCGAAGACCCTGAAAAAGAAGATAAGATTCATGAGAAATCTACTTAAGGGGCTTCCGGTTAAATTCGCAGGCCCCAGGAATGGCCTCATACAGTACGTGCTCTCCTGTGGTGGCCCTGATGTGGGGAAGCTGCTGGAGATGGCTGCCTCCTCACGGGTGCCATTCAGGGAATGGGAGCGTCACACACCCGGATGGCGGCCCGGGGACAGGCTACCCTGGAATAATATAGACCTTGGTTTCAGGGAAGATTTCCTTATGGAGGAATACATAAAAATGAAAAGGGGCATACTAACAGATTGGTGTGATGAATCAGGATGCCATGGATGCATGAGGAAAGGGTGCCGGGGGTAG
- a CDS encoding phosphopantetheine adenylyltransferase, with translation MKRKRYSLVAVGGTFDRFHRGHRRLLDEAFRVGETVMIGVTSDEFASRKGEDIEPCRSRMKNLEEYLSKKDSHYRIMRLDDPYGTTVTDERFDAIVVSRETEPVAHEINRIRRERGFREMDVVVIDMVPADDGIPISSTRIRRGEIDRMGHLIRRIRGALKRKR, from the coding sequence ATGAAGAGGAAAAGATACTCGCTGGTAGCTGTTGGCGGCACATTCGACAGGTTTCACAGGGGCCACAGGAGACTCCTTGATGAGGCATTCCGGGTGGGAGAAACCGTTATGATTGGGGTGACCTCTGATGAGTTCGCTTCACGTAAGGGTGAGGATATTGAGCCATGCAGGAGCCGGATGAAGAACCTTGAGGAGTACCTCTCAAAGAAGGATTCTCATTACAGGATAATGAGACTGGACGACCCCTACGGGACAACGGTAACCGATGAAAGGTTCGATGCCATAGTTGTCAGCAGGGAAACAGAGCCGGTGGCCCATGAGATAAACAGGATAAGGAGGGAGAGGGGCTTCAGGGAGATGGATGTCGTAGTCATTGACATGGTCCCTGCAGATGATGGGATCCCCATATCATCCACAAGGATACGTAGGGGTGAGATAGACAGGATGGGCCATCTCATCAGGAGGATAAGGGGTGCACTTAAAAGAAAAAGGTGA
- a CDS encoding dolichyl-diphosphooligosaccharide--protein glycosyltransferase subunit STT3, with amino-acid sequence MDERLRIFSIVLIIFLTGFLFRVETSKLHDLSVDEKAYLTDEHGLPYMYELDSYYNYRVSRNYLMNGHLGDSLRDGVPWDSYSYYPPGRPASYPPVIAWVSTRVYRVLSIFMDISFYETCFWLPAVIAPFAGIAMFFLLRKYSGDLAGFIGGVMTVTAPLYFSRTLPGFFDTDMFNILIPVMIVFFLTEAVEAEDRKRSLFCIVLSSLLILLFSLSWRGWPYILYIIAVSCILYLSWRAIGGKDWSFPAIMFSVLFLLSITFCGLLNAWSDVIHIINPLNIMNSTSATGGWPDVYLSVSELSRPSFEIFVSAAGPLNLGFGVLGLIMITSVMLRPPMRDKHLGGFNVFIFIFSILWMAVSLLAYYSSVRFSILAIPPLTFISRVFLGLVFSYMGEVESWMSLMGHGAGTIMVAIISLLVLSVSVVQASEITMKPFINDDYESAAAWIHDETPPETVIVTDWSYGHYFTAASGRPVLFDGGSQNTKRAYWIFKAFATDNETLSLGILTMLTASGDRAIDLLENYTGNTADTAEILNGILCVDRETAAGLLTDEYGMGHEFTDELLSATYAERRPFIILTTEGMKYAGYWYFYFGDWNFTSKNTIPVYHVETVDVSQIDRSLKRGLWDGKRPHSFIISDDRGIETISVDNSSKFSVIFLPAEGKAFIIDSSFNDSLFVKLVLLGEETEHFRKIYQKGDVTVWGVR; translated from the coding sequence TTGGATGAGCGTCTTAGGATTTTTAGCATCGTTCTTATCATATTTTTAACGGGTTTCCTTTTCAGGGTCGAGACATCAAAGCTCCACGACCTCAGTGTCGATGAGAAGGCCTATCTTACAGATGAGCATGGACTCCCCTACATGTATGAACTTGACTCCTACTACAATTACCGTGTAAGCAGGAACTATTTGATGAACGGTCACCTTGGGGATTCATTGAGGGATGGTGTCCCATGGGACTCCTACTCATACTACCCCCCGGGAAGACCCGCCAGTTATCCTCCAGTCATTGCGTGGGTTTCCACAAGGGTTTACCGGGTGCTCAGCATATTCATGGATATAAGTTTCTATGAGACCTGTTTCTGGTTACCGGCCGTCATCGCACCCTTTGCAGGAATAGCAATGTTCTTTTTACTCAGGAAGTATTCAGGGGATCTTGCAGGATTCATCGGAGGTGTTATGACAGTAACAGCTCCGCTTTACTTTTCAAGGACCCTCCCCGGGTTCTTTGACACGGATATGTTTAACATCCTGATACCTGTAATGATTGTATTTTTCCTTACAGAGGCCGTTGAGGCCGAGGATAGGAAGAGGAGTTTGTTCTGCATTGTTCTGAGTTCCCTTTTAATTCTTTTGTTCTCACTGTCATGGAGGGGCTGGCCATACATCCTCTACATCATTGCAGTTTCTTGCATACTTTATCTTTCATGGAGGGCCATTGGAGGTAAAGACTGGTCATTTCCTGCTATTATGTTTTCAGTGCTTTTCCTGCTATCCATAACATTTTGCGGGCTTCTGAACGCGTGGAGTGATGTCATTCACATCATTAACCCCCTGAACATAATGAATTCAACTTCAGCCACTGGAGGATGGCCTGATGTATACCTATCTGTCTCTGAACTTAGCAGACCATCCTTTGAGATATTTGTATCCGCTGCAGGACCCCTTAATCTCGGATTCGGGGTTCTGGGGTTGATAATGATAACATCGGTTATGCTCAGACCCCCAATGAGGGATAAACACCTTGGAGGGTTTAATGTCTTCATTTTTATCTTTTCAATTTTGTGGATGGCCGTGAGTTTACTGGCTTATTATTCAAGCGTCAGATTCAGCATTCTTGCAATCCCTCCCTTAACATTTATTTCAAGAGTATTCCTTGGACTGGTCTTCTCCTATATGGGTGAGGTTGAGTCCTGGATGTCTCTCATGGGACATGGGGCAGGAACCATTATGGTGGCCATCATATCATTACTTGTTCTTTCAGTCTCCGTGGTGCAGGCATCTGAGATCACGATGAAACCCTTCATAAATGATGACTATGAATCTGCTGCAGCATGGATACATGATGAAACACCCCCTGAAACCGTAATTGTGACTGACTGGAGTTATGGACACTATTTTACTGCAGCCTCAGGGAGGCCTGTATTATTTGACGGGGGCTCTCAGAACACTAAAAGGGCCTACTGGATCTTCAAGGCATTCGCCACCGATAATGAAACACTGTCCCTGGGCATACTTACAATGCTGACGGCATCAGGGGACAGGGCCATCGATCTCCTTGAAAATTACACTGGAAACACTGCAGATACGGCAGAGATACTTAACGGTATACTCTGTGTGGACCGGGAGACTGCAGCAGGGTTACTCACTGATGAATATGGTATGGGCCATGAATTCACGGATGAGCTGCTCTCAGCCACCTACGCTGAGAGAAGACCCTTCATAATCCTCACAACTGAAGGTATGAAGTATGCAGGTTACTGGTACTTCTATTTTGGGGACTGGAACTTCACCTCAAAGAACACCATACCCGTTTATCATGTGGAAACCGTTGACGTGTCACAGATCGATCGTTCACTGAAAAGGGGATTATGGGATGGTAAGAGGCCCCACAGTTTTATTATAAGCGATGATAGGGGGATTGAGACCATCAGCGTGGATAACAGTAGCAAGTTCTCCGTAATATTTCTTCCTGCTGAAGGGAAAGCGTTCATCATTGACAGCTCATTCAATGATTCCCTGTTTGTAAAACTTGTTTTACTTGGAGAGGAGACAGAACACTTCAGGAAGATCTACCAGAAGGGTGATGTAACCGTGTGGGGTGTCAGGTGA
- a CDS encoding dolichyl-diphosphooligosaccharide--protein glycosyltransferase subunit STT3 has protein sequence MLRGSRGTFILIMIIFFTGVFLRMANADLTDPAYLDSEGLQYFQESDSYYNYRLTCNVLMRGHPGDAIINGLEWDLHSYYPPGVPLDYPPALPFVTVFIYHMVDLFASISLRSICMVLPALIAPAAGILVFLLVRRSQDWLPAFLAGILMVSAPLYLLRTNYGFYDTDMFNLIFPLAFLLVLAEADSVKVERHRIILSSIAGFIMFTYSISWSGWQIIFYMTFITFFIMLIHMKSTDMGKVLRTFLPAFAVLFMFLIIFNRLEFLKFITAPFHLSDLAGNTDVWYPFPDSYLNVAELQRTSPEDTLIILSPVLILMGFSGFILMNLRSRSAGWSRLMQIFISVWTVSFILLSLTGGRFLMFSVPPMSVLAGLFMGIFLDYTGSYSRGWIRPLFSIILILTVFTQVAASYMIIDNLKPGYDDCFEDSARWIAENTSPDAVIITDWSYGHFYASEAGRPVLYDGRLAYIETLPARELWYDDSLNPEIPSTARDYWVNLALGTSNPKLSTNIFRMLGNSGDDAYLTLENYTGDRDLSFRILKRILALDREEARGVLIKDYGFSETEASSILNKSHPVSSREIIVVVPWKMIGIASGMFKAIYYPSESSPVFCRFNGTLNNEIYSVIEFDPDDGVTERILNASGNLSVVSIHGREYLMDRNYTDSVILKLLMGEKEDGFIPCYRNRFINVYRV, from the coding sequence ATGTTGAGGGGATCCAGGGGGACCTTCATCCTCATCATGATCATATTCTTCACTGGAGTTTTCCTAAGGATGGCCAACGCTGATCTTACAGACCCTGCATACTTGGATAGTGAGGGCCTCCAGTACTTCCAGGAGAGTGACTCCTACTACAACTATCGCCTGACATGTAATGTGCTCATGAGGGGTCATCCGGGTGATGCCATCATCAATGGACTTGAATGGGATCTCCATTCATATTACCCTCCAGGTGTCCCCCTTGATTACCCCCCGGCACTACCCTTCGTAACGGTCTTCATTTATCACATGGTTGACCTATTCGCATCAATTAGTCTGAGGAGTATCTGCATGGTTCTCCCCGCACTGATAGCTCCAGCTGCAGGGATCCTTGTCTTTCTGCTCGTCAGAAGGTCTCAGGACTGGCTACCAGCATTTCTTGCAGGGATACTGATGGTATCAGCACCCCTGTACCTTTTAAGAACCAATTATGGTTTCTATGATACTGACATGTTCAATCTCATCTTTCCACTCGCATTTCTGCTTGTACTTGCTGAAGCTGACTCTGTGAAGGTGGAAAGACACAGGATTATCCTTTCATCAATCGCAGGTTTTATAATGTTCACCTACTCCATTTCATGGAGCGGATGGCAGATAATATTTTACATGACATTCATAACCTTCTTTATCATGTTAATACACATGAAATCTACTGACATGGGAAAAGTCCTTCGAACCTTTCTACCAGCATTCGCGGTTCTATTCATGTTTCTCATAATATTCAATCGTCTGGAATTCCTCAAGTTCATCACAGCACCCTTTCATCTCTCTGATCTTGCAGGAAACACCGATGTCTGGTATCCTTTCCCTGATTCATACCTGAATGTGGCTGAACTTCAGAGGACATCCCCTGAGGACACGCTAATAATCTTATCCCCTGTTTTGATCTTGATGGGGTTTTCAGGGTTCATTTTAATGAATTTAAGGTCACGTTCTGCAGGGTGGTCACGTCTTATGCAGATATTCATCTCGGTATGGACAGTTTCATTTATTTTACTTTCACTTACGGGTGGAAGGTTCCTGATGTTTTCGGTGCCTCCAATGTCTGTCCTTGCTGGTTTATTCATGGGCATATTCCTGGATTATACTGGGAGTTACAGTAGGGGTTGGATCAGACCGTTATTCTCAATCATACTCATTTTAACAGTATTCACTCAAGTAGCAGCATCATACATGATCATTGATAATCTGAAACCGGGATATGATGATTGCTTTGAGGATTCAGCCCGCTGGATCGCTGAGAACACATCCCCTGATGCTGTCATAATAACAGACTGGAGTTACGGTCATTTCTATGCATCCGAGGCCGGAAGACCAGTCCTATATGATGGGAGGCTGGCCTACATTGAAACCCTGCCTGCAAGGGAATTATGGTATGATGACTCCCTAAATCCGGAGATTCCGTCAACAGCCAGGGACTACTGGGTGAACCTTGCCCTGGGAACCAGCAACCCGAAGCTCTCGACAAACATATTCAGGATGCTTGGAAATTCAGGTGATGACGCATACCTCACCCTTGAAAACTATACCGGGGACAGGGATCTTTCGTTCAGGATACTGAAGAGGATCCTTGCACTTGACAGGGAAGAGGCTCGTGGAGTGTTAATTAAGGATTATGGGTTCTCAGAGACTGAAGCATCCAGCATCCTCAATAAAAGCCATCCGGTCAGTTCACGGGAGATAATCGTGGTTGTGCCCTGGAAGATGATTGGAATCGCATCAGGCATGTTCAAGGCAATTTATTATCCATCAGAATCCAGTCCAGTGTTCTGCAGATTTAATGGAACGTTAAATAATGAGATTTATTCTGTCATTGAGTTTGATCCTGATGACGGAGTCACTGAGCGGATACTGAATGCATCCGGAAATCTATCAGTGGTGAGCATTCACGGTAGAGAATATCTTATGGACAGGAATTATACTGATTCAGTGATCTTGAAGCTCTTGATGGGTGAAAAAGAGGATGGCTTCATCCCGTGTTATAGAAACAGATTTATAAATGTTTATAGGGTTTAA
- a CDS encoding class III signal peptide-containing protein, translated as MLIEEEAQISAEMILIVGAILVIVIAVGSYIFSISGSIAGNISEVINTARDSTINKL; from the coding sequence TTGTTAATCGAGGAAGAGGCACAGATAAGCGCTGAAATGATACTCATAGTAGGAGCCATCCTAGTAATAGTCATAGCCGTGGGCTCCTACATTTTCAGCATTTCCGGATCAATAGCAGGAAACATCAGCGAAGTAATCAACACCGCCCGTGACTCCACGATTAACAAACTCTAA
- a CDS encoding Flp family type IVb pilin: MKFLKDEAGQGAAEYILLFGGVIVIAIVALLIYRAYFSRSNLDAAKDIDEVRTNVNTGVQEI, encoded by the coding sequence ATGAAGTTCTTAAAAGATGAAGCTGGACAGGGAGCAGCTGAATACATACTGCTTTTCGGTGGTGTGATCGTAATAGCCATAGTAGCACTACTGATCTACAGAGCATACTTCAGCAGATCAAACCTGGACGCAGCAAAGGACATAGACGAAGTAAGAACCAACGTCAACACAGGCGTCCAGGAAATCTGA
- a CDS encoding class III signal peptide-containing protein yields the protein MIISDERGQGAAEYILLFGGVIVIAIATLMIYTNYIKSTNPLNVAADMETVRSNVNSTL from the coding sequence ATGATAATATCTGATGAAAGAGGCCAGGGAGCCGCGGAGTATATACTTCTATTTGGTGGTGTAATTGTAATAGCGATAGCAACCCTCATGATCTATACGAATTACATAAAAAGTACAAATCCCCTGAACGTGGCAGCAGACATGGAAACCGTAAGAAGTAATGTAAACTCTACGTTGTAG
- a CDS encoding phospholipase D-like domain-containing protein, with translation MIYLLITFAGIVMIFAGLYFMSLGFATPPDIFMFMLGLLLFVPGLIITLLFAGKIDLESITKASKARTSRDKKSKATVRPARRMKRLPEEVKPKQTFKTEKSFRQIKKPLPETKDESAGVSSGGVRSVSGVEGESADASAEKEPGRGVTSRVKVPEPATPEPSSRKMEITPSRVSPRKKEPEVPLKEAVKETAPRRPSQTRKKLFKLPKLGRKKTPESKEKPKPAKSKVAPQRTAKTLKTPPADNSYVTERLKKLKQEYIENVDDVEDLLEDRLDSFKGAINRIRAETSEPSIIWSFDASDVQDAMKETINSAEEKVMLMYPWIKNIDVSVLKKFMDTDSRLIIQEASLDDEASVELIKVLLDNNVRIRTMPHIHTVAAVSDDKNGLIISTDPIYESFEVGVIYKDKKSISEIKKLFEEAWNLSDEINLEGT, from the coding sequence ATGATATACTTGTTAATCACATTCGCAGGAATTGTTATGATATTTGCAGGTCTTTACTTCATGTCCCTTGGTTTTGCCACACCACCTGATATCTTCATGTTCATGCTTGGTCTCCTTCTCTTTGTCCCGGGACTTATAATAACACTCCTCTTCGCAGGAAAAATCGATCTTGAATCCATAACTAAGGCATCAAAAGCCAGGACTTCCAGGGATAAAAAATCAAAGGCTACTGTAAGACCAGCAAGAAGGATGAAAAGGCTTCCAGAAGAAGTTAAACCTAAACAGACTTTCAAAACAGAGAAAAGCTTCAGGCAGATAAAAAAACCTCTTCCTGAGACAAAGGATGAATCTGCTGGTGTTTCTTCTGGTGGGGTTAGGTCTGTTTCCGGGGTTGAAGGAGAGTCTGCAGATGCATCGGCTGAGAAGGAACCTGGAAGAGGGGTTACCTCAAGGGTTAAGGTGCCTGAACCTGCAACTCCAGAACCTTCATCCAGAAAAATGGAAATAACACCTTCCCGGGTATCACCCCGGAAGAAGGAACCTGAAGTCCCACTAAAAGAAGCAGTGAAAGAAACTGCACCCAGAAGACCATCTCAAACCAGGAAAAAACTCTTCAAACTACCAAAACTGGGAAGAAAGAAGACTCCTGAGTCAAAGGAAAAACCCAAACCCGCTAAGAGTAAGGTTGCTCCTCAGAGAACTGCAAAGACCCTTAAAACTCCACCCGCAGATAACAGCTATGTCACTGAAAGATTGAAGAAACTTAAACAGGAATACATTGAGAACGTGGATGATGTTGAGGACCTCCTCGAGGACCGCCTTGATTCATTCAAGGGCGCAATAAACAGGATAAGGGCTGAGACAAGTGAACCCAGCATAATATGGTCATTTGATGCATCGGATGTTCAGGATGCAATGAAGGAGACAATAAACAGTGCAGAGGAGAAGGTAATGCTCATGTATCCATGGATAAAGAATATAGATGTTTCTGTTCTAAAAAAATTCATGGATACAGACAGTCGCCTCATAATCCAGGAGGCCAGCCTTGATGATGAGGCATCGGTTGAACTTATAAAGGTTCTCCTTGACAACAATGTCAGGATAAGGACAATGCCTCATATACACACCGTTGCAGCTGTTTCAGATGATAAGAACGGCCTCATAATCTCCACGGACCCAATATATGAGAGCTTTGAAGTGGGAGTTATCTACAAGGACAAGAAATCAATTTCAGAGATAAAGAAACTCTTTGAAGAGGCATGGAACCTTTCAGATGAAATCAACCTGGAGGGGACTTAA
- a CDS encoding metal-dependent hydrolase → MRIKWFGHSAFEIESGDTRILIDPFISNNPVCSTAVEEFEPDVICVTHGHADHLGDAMEIADRSGALLIANHELSVFFSRQGLESNGMNIGGTVNLDDIRIRMVDAKHSSDIDFTEEVTSGGSACGFIIETGKGRSIYHAGDTGLFIDMRDVIGEIYRPDIALLPIGDRYTMGPEDAAIAASWLRPEKVLPMHYNTFPVIEQDPQIFAELVKRSSPGTEVVMLEVGGIYEE, encoded by the coding sequence ATGAGGATAAAATGGTTTGGACACTCAGCCTTTGAGATAGAATCCGGTGACACGAGGATACTTATAGACCCGTTCATAAGCAACAACCCTGTCTGTAGCACGGCAGTTGAGGAGTTTGAACCTGACGTGATCTGTGTAACCCACGGACATGCAGATCACCTTGGAGATGCAATGGAGATCGCTGATAGGAGCGGCGCACTTTTAATAGCAAACCATGAACTCTCAGTATTCTTCTCAAGGCAGGGCCTTGAAAGCAACGGAATGAACATCGGCGGCACAGTAAACCTTGACGACATCAGGATAAGGATGGTTGATGCTAAGCACTCCTCGGATATAGATTTTACAGAGGAGGTGACCTCAGGGGGTAGTGCCTGTGGATTCATCATTGAGACAGGAAAGGGGAGAAGCATATACCATGCAGGAGACACAGGGCTCTTCATTGATATGAGGGATGTTATCGGTGAGATATACCGGCCTGACATTGCACTTCTCCCCATCGGTGACAGGTACACCATGGGGCCGGAGGATGCGGCCATTGCAGCTTCCTGGTTAAGGCCCGAGAAGGTGCTCCCCATGCACTACAACACATTCCCTGTTATTGAACAGGACCCGCAGATATTCGCTGAACTGGTGAAGAGGTCCTCCCCGGGCACGGAGGTTGTTATGCTTGAGGTCGGAGGCATCTATGAGGAATAA
- a CDS encoding Era-like GTP-binding protein has product MANFFTNFLDKLLGRNRKVKIGLYGHPNSGKTTLANRMCEDWLGKPLGLTSEIPHETRTVYRKEKVTIKKDGAELDFDIIDTPGIATKVDYKNFLEFGLSEQEAKERAKEATKGIIEAIKWLDDVTGVLLVMDSTEDPLTQANITIIGNLEARKIPFIIVANKIDLPDSSAERIISVFPQHTVVPISALHGEKTDELYREMVKKFR; this is encoded by the coding sequence ATGGCGAACTTTTTCACAAATTTTCTGGACAAACTCCTTGGAAGGAACAGAAAGGTTAAGATAGGGCTCTATGGACACCCAAACTCAGGTAAAACAACCCTTGCAAACAGGATGTGCGAGGACTGGCTTGGAAAGCCCCTTGGCCTTACATCAGAGATACCCCATGAGACAAGAACAGTCTACAGGAAGGAGAAGGTCACCATAAAGAAGGATGGGGCGGAGCTGGACTTTGACATCATCGACACACCAGGTATAGCGACCAAGGTGGACTACAAGAACTTCCTGGAATTTGGATTATCCGAGCAGGAGGCCAAGGAAAGGGCTAAGGAGGCTACAAAGGGTATAATAGAGGCAATAAAATGGCTTGACGATGTCACCGGTGTTCTCCTTGTCATGGACTCAACAGAGGACCCCCTTACCCAGGCAAACATAACCATAATAGGTAACCTTGAGGCAAGGAAGATACCATTCATCATAGTCGCCAACAAGATAGACCTTCCAGATTCATCGGCTGAACGGATAATATCGGTGTTCCCGCAGCACACGGTTGTCCCTATCTCAGCCCTTCATGGGGAAAAAACAGACGAGCTTTACAGGGAAATGGTTAAAAAATTCAGGTAG